In Mycobacterium gallinarum, a single window of DNA contains:
- a CDS encoding nitroreductase family deazaflavin-dependent oxidoreductase yields the protein MSDDAMTEEREFNKRNIDEFRRNGGKVGGQFEGFPLLILTSSGAKSGAERVNLIAYFDIDDKIYVVGSAAGREESPAWVFNLRAHPHVQVEIGADPKRPVVARELTREDRDRIYQTVVERAPGFAEYEKRTDRVIPVFELVADR from the coding sequence ATGTCCGACGACGCAATGACCGAAGAACGTGAATTCAACAAGCGCAACATCGACGAGTTCCGTCGCAACGGCGGAAAGGTCGGCGGGCAGTTCGAAGGTTTTCCGCTGCTGATTCTGACTTCCTCGGGTGCCAAGAGCGGCGCTGAGCGGGTCAATCTCATCGCCTACTTCGACATCGACGACAAGATCTACGTCGTCGGTTCCGCGGCGGGCCGCGAGGAGAGTCCCGCGTGGGTGTTCAACCTGCGCGCCCACCCGCACGTTCAGGTCGAGATCGGCGCGGATCCGAAACGCCCGGTTGTGGCCCGAGAACTGACTCGGGAGGACCGCGACCGCATCTACCAGACCGTCGTGGAACGGGCACCGGGGTTCGCCGAGTACGAGAAACGGACCGACCGCGTGATTCCGGTCTTCGAACTCGTCGCCGACCGGTGA